CGAGAGTAGCAATGTTTTTATTTAAAATCTTTTGTGCAAGTCGATCCTTTTCAATGAACGTGGCATACTTAGCGCCTCGGCTTAACGCTTCAAGGCCAAGCGCGCCCGTGCCGGCGAATGCATCCAATACTTCTGCGTCAGTAATTTGATCGCCGAGGCTATTGAATAGTGCATTACGCACTCTTTCGCTCATGGGATGAGTCCGATTATTGTCCGGCGCATCTAATTTTCGGCCACCGTATAAGCCGCTGATAATTCGTACGTTCATAGCTAAAGTATATCAAACACACTAAGGATACTGTTATTGCCGGTTTCTGCTATGCATGTCATAATATTCGGGCACGCAAGCAATACCTATCCTGAAAGGTAGAGAATGAGCCGCACAGTGCGTTTTTCGTTGGTTTTGCTGATGGTGAGCGTGTTGGTGTTTGGTACGGCCAGTTGTAGCATGCTCAAGAATCTCGGTAACGATACCACCAGCACCCCCTGCGACTGGACCTTGGATCGTCTTGCGGCACAAGTTGTGGTCGTTCCTGTCGATCAATCTGATCTTGCAGCCGGGGAGTCGGCGGTTGCGGCAGGGGCTGGCGGTATCCTTTTGTTTGGGAAAACGCCGTCGAATATCCGTGTGAAGATTGCCGACCTTGTGAAGCATGCACCGAAGGGCGACATGCCTTTGGTGATGGCCGATCAAGAAGGTGGCGCTGTACAGCGTCTGTCAGGTTTGGTGAGCAAACTGAACTCGGCGCGCTGGATGGCTGATCATTGGTCGACGGAAAAGATCCAAGGCACGTCAAGAGTGCTAGGAGGCCAGATGAAGGAACTAGGGGTCACTATGGATCTGGCTCCCGTGCTTGATCTGGATGCTCAGGCTACGGCACCTAACAGTATGAATGCTGATGGCAATAGGTCGTTTGGTATTGATCCCGTTAAGACGACCCGGGCCGGCCTGGCGTTTGCTCGCGGATTGCAAGATGCCGGCGTGACTCCAGTGGTGAAACATTTCCCAGGATTGGGTGGAACGGTTGGCAACACCGATGACCGACCAGCTCATACGCTTCCATGGGAGCAGCTCCAAAAAGCGGGCGTACGTCCGTTCAAAGCTGCGATCGATGCCGGTATGCCCGCAGTAATGACCGCAAATGCTAGTGTGCCGGGTCTGACAGATCTTCCCGCCAGTATTTCGCCGGAAGTC
The sequence above is a segment of the Candidatus Saccharimonadales bacterium genome. Coding sequences within it:
- a CDS encoding glycoside hydrolase family 3 N-terminal domain-containing protein; translated protein: MSRTVRFSLVLLMVSVLVFGTASCSMLKNLGNDTTSTPCDWTLDRLAAQVVVVPVDQSDLAAGESAVAAGAGGILLFGKTPSNIRVKIADLVKHAPKGDMPLVMADQEGGAVQRLSGLVSKLNSARWMADHWSTEKIQGTSRVLGGQMKELGVTMDLAPVLDLDAQATAPNSMNADGNRSFGIDPVKTTRAGLAFARGLQDAGVTPVVKHFPGLGGTVGNTDDRPAHTLPWEQLQKAGVRPFKAAIDAGMPAVMTANASVPGLTDLPASISPEVMKYLRQQLGFKGMIITDSLSAKALLDSGYSPQKAVVAALKAGADMLLYGTSGVSVSEYGSVTAATVEAVNQGQLTRERLVQAVNAVRAVKHLGACGS